The following proteins are encoded in a genomic region of Opitutus sp.:
- a CDS encoding ATP-dependent Clp protease ATP-binding subunit, with protein MEPMNNFTPRAQQVLALARKEADRFHHNYVGTEHLLLGLIKLGQGVAVSVLQKMGLDLETVRNAVEKQVGIGQETKTQGSIPYTPRVKKVLALAGKEAKALNHSYVGTEHILLGLLREGEGVAARVLKSLDVDIERTRNEILRELDPQFSGNESESGSGGSSPGEEASAGAAQRGSASEEGSKKDVKTPALKAFGRDLTELARKGELDPVVGRKNEIRRVIQILCRRTKNNPVLIGEAGVGKTAIAEGLAQEISSGIVPEILLDKKVITLDLALMVAGTKYRGQFEERIKAVMDEIKRAKNVIIFIDEMHTIVGAGAAEGAMDASNIFKPALSRGELQCIGATTLTEYRKYIEKDSALDRRFQSVKIEPPSVEDTITILKGIRSKYEDHHKAIFTDKSLEIAVKLSDRYITGRFLPDKAIDVMDEAGSRARISSLSRPTDIEDLSKEIEQVCAQKEEAITKQHFEEAAKFRDTEKQLRLKQEQATEAWKKAREEHRITIDEDLMMQVVADWTGIPLSRMEKKESEKLLGLEKEISRAVIGQDLAASAIARALRRSRADLKDPRRPIGSFLFVGPTGVGKTETAKQLAVQMFGNQEALIQIDMSEYMEKFAVSRMVGSPPGYVGYDEGGQLTEAVRRKPYAVILFDEIEKAHPDVLQILLQILEDGRLTDSLGRVVDFRNTIIIMTSNVGAQLLMRQTSMGFAAAATSFSDNEKMREKVLEEAKRIFKPEFLNRISDIVFFRPLEKTDLVKIVDLEVVKFAKRLVERKIELEFAEDAKLLLIDKGYDEKYGARPLRRAVEHFLEDPLAEAILRGDVKDGDTILVLRNGEVLEFKQKNPTQPSAGTNAVT; from the coding sequence ATGGAACCCATGAATAACTTCACCCCCCGCGCGCAACAGGTCCTCGCACTGGCGCGCAAAGAAGCCGACCGCTTTCACCATAATTACGTGGGTACCGAGCATCTCCTGCTGGGTTTGATCAAGCTGGGCCAAGGTGTGGCCGTCAGCGTGTTGCAGAAGATGGGCCTCGACCTAGAGACGGTGCGTAACGCCGTCGAAAAACAGGTCGGCATCGGCCAGGAAACCAAAACCCAGGGAAGCATCCCGTACACGCCGCGGGTGAAGAAAGTCCTCGCCCTCGCTGGCAAGGAGGCGAAGGCGCTTAACCACTCCTACGTGGGCACCGAGCACATCCTTCTCGGCCTGCTGCGCGAGGGGGAAGGCGTGGCGGCACGTGTCCTCAAGTCCCTTGACGTGGACATCGAGCGCACGCGTAACGAAATCCTGCGCGAGCTCGATCCGCAGTTTTCCGGCAACGAAAGCGAGTCCGGTTCTGGTGGCAGTAGCCCGGGTGAAGAGGCTTCTGCCGGAGCTGCACAACGGGGTTCGGCAAGCGAGGAAGGTAGCAAAAAGGACGTCAAAACGCCCGCCCTCAAGGCCTTTGGTCGCGACCTCACCGAGCTGGCTCGCAAGGGCGAACTCGACCCGGTTGTCGGTCGTAAAAACGAGATCCGCCGCGTCATCCAAATCCTTTGCCGCCGCACCAAAAACAATCCGGTGCTCATCGGTGAGGCCGGCGTCGGCAAGACCGCTATCGCCGAGGGTCTGGCGCAGGAAATCTCCAGCGGTATCGTGCCCGAAATCCTCTTGGATAAGAAGGTCATCACCCTCGATCTGGCCCTGATGGTTGCCGGCACCAAATACCGCGGCCAATTCGAAGAGCGCATCAAGGCCGTGATGGACGAAATCAAGCGCGCCAAGAACGTGATCATCTTCATCGACGAGATGCACACCATCGTCGGTGCGGGTGCCGCCGAGGGCGCGATGGACGCGTCCAATATCTTCAAACCCGCCCTCAGCCGCGGTGAGCTTCAGTGTATCGGTGCGACCACCCTCACCGAGTACCGCAAGTACATCGAAAAGGACTCCGCTTTGGATCGCCGTTTCCAGTCCGTGAAAATCGAGCCGCCGTCGGTCGAGGATACCATCACCATTCTTAAGGGCATCCGCTCCAAGTATGAGGATCACCACAAGGCCATCTTCACCGACAAGTCCTTGGAAATCGCGGTCAAACTCTCCGACCGTTACATCACCGGGCGTTTCTTGCCCGACAAGGCCATCGACGTGATGGACGAAGCCGGTTCCCGCGCCCGCATCTCCTCGCTGAGTCGGCCAACCGACATCGAAGACCTGTCCAAGGAAATCGAGCAGGTTTGCGCACAAAAAGAAGAGGCGATCACCAAGCAGCATTTTGAGGAGGCCGCTAAGTTCCGCGACACCGAGAAACAGCTCCGGTTAAAACAGGAGCAGGCCACTGAGGCGTGGAAAAAGGCCCGTGAGGAGCACCGCATCACCATCGACGAAGACCTCATGATGCAGGTGGTCGCCGATTGGACCGGTATTCCGCTTTCCCGCATGGAGAAAAAGGAGAGCGAGAAACTCCTCGGTCTGGAAAAAGAGATCTCACGCGCCGTCATCGGCCAGGATCTCGCCGCCAGCGCCATTGCCCGTGCTCTGCGCCGTTCGCGCGCCGACCTCAAGGACCCGCGCCGCCCGATCGGTTCGTTCCTGTTTGTTGGGCCCACCGGCGTCGGTAAGACCGAGACGGCCAAGCAGCTCGCCGTGCAGATGTTTGGTAATCAGGAGGCGCTCATCCAGATCGACATGAGCGAGTACATGGAGAAATTCGCCGTCTCGCGCATGGTTGGCTCGCCTCCCGGCTACGTCGGTTACGACGAGGGTGGCCAGCTCACCGAAGCGGTGCGCCGTAAGCCCTACGCGGTGATCCTGTTCGACGAAATCGAAAAGGCGCATCCCGACGTGCTGCAGATCCTCCTGCAAATCCTCGAAGATGGACGCCTGACCGATTCACTGGGTCGCGTCGTGGATTTCCGCAACACGATCATCATCATGACCTCCAACGTAGGAGCGCAGTTGCTGATGCGCCAGACCTCGATGGGGTTTGCCGCTGCGGCCACCAGCTTCAGTGACAACGAGAAAATGCGCGAAAAGGTGCTCGAGGAGGCCAAGCGCATCTTCAAGCCGGAGTTCCTTAATCGTATTTCCGATATCGTGTTCTTCCGTCCACTGGAGAAGACCGACTTGGTTAAAATTGTGGATCTTGAGGTGGTTAAGTTCGCCAAGCGGTTGGTGGAGAGAAAGATCGAGCTCGAATTTGCCGAGGACGCCAAGTTGCTGCTGATCGACAAGGGCTACGACGAAAAGTACGGCGCACGACCGCTGCGCCGGGCCGTTGAGCACTTTCTCGAGGATCCGCTGGCCGAGGCCATTTTGCGCGGCGACGTAAAGGACGGCGATACGATCCTGGTGCTTCGCAATGGCGAGGTGCTTGAGTTTAAGCAAAAGAACCCGACCCAGCCCTCGGCTGGGACCAACGCGGTGACTTGA
- a CDS encoding type II secretion system protein, which yields MLKTTRRSTAAFTLIELLTVVAIIGILAAIVIPSVGKAREKAQRVVDMSNIKQLVQSAIMYANDNKDKFPTVAASTSAAQWGYLVASSADINDPYFFIAKNDIVDIAPPATIYKVENGSKSVDTAFTGLSDLSVAVVAGGKLGDSSTTPLVFTRGLNKSGTWEPTKGVYKDDGGYIGFIGGNVSWFKTTAGSLSQPSGSATDSIKDTITSAKKILSTANAGDAVGNGSGT from the coding sequence ATGCTTAAAACCACCCGTCGTTCCACCGCAGCGTTTACCCTGATCGAGCTTTTGACCGTCGTCGCGATCATCGGTATTCTTGCCGCTATTGTTATTCCCTCCGTCGGCAAAGCACGCGAAAAGGCCCAGCGCGTCGTCGACATGAGTAACATCAAACAGCTCGTCCAATCGGCGATCATGTATGCCAACGACAACAAGGACAAATTCCCGACCGTCGCTGCATCTACCAGTGCCGCCCAATGGGGATACTTAGTCGCCTCCAGTGCTGATATCAACGACCCGTACTTCTTTATCGCCAAAAACGACATCGTCGACATCGCGCCCCCCGCAACCATCTATAAGGTTGAAAACGGGTCTAAGAGCGTTGATACAGCATTCACGGGCTTAAGCGATCTCAGCGTGGCGGTTGTCGCCGGCGGAAAACTCGGGGATAGCTCAACCACTCCATTGGTATTTACCCGTGGCTTGAACAAAAGCGGCACATGGGAACCCACCAAAGGTGTCTATAAGGATGACGGCGGCTACATCGGCTTTATCGGCGGCAACGTCTCTTGGTTCAAAACCACCGCCGGTTCACTCTCGCAACCTAGCGGTTCAGCAACGGACAGTATCAAGGATACGATCACCTCAGCGAAAAAGATACTCTCCACCGCGAATGCGGGTGATGCTGTTGGCAATGGCTCCGGCACCTAA
- the ilvE gene encoding branched-chain-amino-acid transaminase, translating into MKIYLDGKFVDESEAKVSVFDHGLLYGDGIFEGIRLYGGNVFRLEEHLERLEYSAKALLLKMPWSRKEISDATLETCRQNGLTDGYIRLVVTRGVGDLGLSPWLCPVPSIFIIASKIALYPAEHYTTGLAIVTVATRRINSAALPPAVKSLNYLNNILAKIEARQAGALEAIMLNDQGYVAECTGDNIFIVHKGCIITPAASQGALKGITRSAIVDIAAELSIPLREADMTRYDVWNADECFLTGTAAEVIPVVKLDGREIGTAKPGPITLRVLEAFRRRVLIEGTRL; encoded by the coding sequence ATGAAAATTTACCTCGATGGGAAATTCGTGGACGAGTCTGAAGCCAAGGTCTCCGTGTTCGATCACGGCCTGCTCTATGGCGACGGTATTTTTGAGGGCATCCGTCTTTATGGCGGCAACGTATTCCGCCTCGAGGAGCATCTCGAGCGCTTGGAGTATTCCGCCAAGGCGCTGCTCCTCAAGATGCCGTGGTCGCGCAAGGAAATCTCCGACGCTACCCTCGAAACCTGCCGCCAGAACGGCCTGACCGACGGCTACATCCGCTTGGTGGTGACGCGCGGTGTGGGTGACCTCGGGCTGTCGCCCTGGCTGTGCCCGGTGCCCTCGATCTTTATTATCGCCAGCAAGATCGCGCTTTATCCCGCCGAGCATTACACGACCGGCTTGGCCATCGTGACGGTGGCAACGCGCCGCATCAACTCCGCCGCTCTACCGCCAGCCGTTAAGTCGCTCAACTACCTTAACAACATCCTTGCTAAGATCGAGGCCCGCCAGGCGGGCGCCTTGGAGGCGATCATGCTCAACGATCAGGGCTACGTGGCCGAGTGCACTGGCGACAATATCTTCATTGTCCACAAGGGCTGCATCATTACTCCCGCTGCTTCGCAGGGAGCGCTTAAGGGCATCACCCGCTCGGCCATCGTGGACATCGCCGCCGAGTTGAGCATCCCGCTGCGCGAGGCCGACATGACGCGCTACGATGTATGGAACGCCGACGAGTGCTTCCTGACGGGCACCGCCGCCGAGGTCATTCCGGTGGTCAAGCTGGATGGTCGCGAGATCGGCACGGCCAAGCCGGGCCCTATCACCCTGCGCGTTCTGGAGGCCTTCCGTCGCCGGGTTCTGATCGAGGGCACCCGCCTTTGA
- a CDS encoding ATP-binding protein produces the protein MKTEPEKPDLLKDQLKYLKLGYLLRHHGELTAEAAKARCSHAEFLRRLVQAETQDRQIRALERRIQAARFPVKKTVDQFQWDWPKELNEAQVRHLFELGFVKERTNVVFCGGVGLGKTHLASALGYAACQAGYTVLFTTAVDAINALVTAQSLHRLQAELKRYMTPAVLVLDEVGYLPLDKSGADLLFQIVSQRYERGSLIVTTNKAYKHWAGIFNNDAGITAAILDRLLHRAQTVVIEGKSYRMKDRLADEPAS, from the coding sequence ATGAAAACAGAACCCGAAAAACCCGATTTATTAAAAGACCAGCTCAAGTATCTGAAACTCGGTTACCTGTTGCGTCACCACGGCGAACTGACGGCCGAGGCGGCCAAGGCGCGCTGTTCGCACGCCGAATTTTTACGCCGACTGGTGCAGGCCGAGACCCAGGACCGCCAGATCCGGGCGCTGGAGCGGCGCATCCAGGCAGCGCGCTTCCCGGTCAAGAAAACCGTCGACCAGTTCCAGTGGGACTGGCCCAAGGAGTTGAACGAAGCGCAGGTGCGGCACCTCTTCGAACTGGGTTTTGTGAAGGAGCGCACCAACGTGGTGTTTTGCGGTGGTGTGGGGCTTGGGAAGACACATCTCGCGAGCGCGTTGGGCTACGCGGCCTGCCAGGCGGGTTACACGGTGCTGTTTACGACGGCGGTGGACGCGATCAACGCCCTGGTCACCGCCCAGTCCCTGCACCGGTTGCAAGCCGAGTTGAAGCGTTACATGACCCCTGCGGTGCTCGTGCTCGATGAGGTCGGCTACCTGCCGCTCGACAAGTCGGGGGCCGACCTGCTCTTCCAGATCGTCAGCCAACGCTACGAACGCGGCTCGCTGATCGTCACCACCAACAAGGCCTACAAACACTGGGCAGGGATCTTTAACAACGACGCTGGCATCACCGCGGCGATCCTGGACCGCCTACTGCACCGGGCCCAGACCGTCGTCATCGAGGGCAAATCCTACCGCATGAAAGACCGCCTAGCCGACGAACCTGCAAGCTGA
- a CDS encoding putative manganese-dependent inorganic diphosphatase, with the protein MSTAAAANPTYIIGHKNPDADSICAAIAYASYKEAKGESGFLPARCGNSNARIDTILTRFHQPLPVYISDVTPRVRDLMVRDVISVCQTATCAEALEIIDQHDVRTLPVVAEDNRVIGSVSVFQLGSFFVPQLREPREMRKVFTSLANISRALKAVTIHVDRPDFAEELFVRVGAMDVKSFGTVSAGEGIPFNKTIIIVGDRRDIQQRSIELGVRVLVVTGNLPVDADVILAAKAAGVSLMVSPYDSATTAWIIRSATTLERLVDRKFASLSADLRIGELRKKLSTSTIPSYMVVDDEGKLQGILTRTDVLKPVKTRLVLVDHNEMTQAVSGADQVTIVEIIDHHRLGSLNTQHPILFINEPVGSTCTIIADLFRRDGLVPSPDIAGIMMSGIISDTLHLNSPTTTEKDGIILTWLSKIAGVNSRELATELFNSGSVILANPPEKVIRSDFKIYEEDGTRFAVSQIEELGFGNFWKHSRELADALQALRTEESLLFACVLITDINTQNSLLLVKGEAEFISRINYTAVQKDEIFDTPGIVSRKKQLIPYIGSILKEMNSDGVMPTGFSKSAVAVES; encoded by the coding sequence ATGAGCACCGCTGCCGCCGCCAACCCCACCTACATCATCGGACACAAGAACCCCGATGCTGACTCCATTTGCGCGGCCATCGCCTACGCCTCCTACAAAGAGGCCAAGGGCGAGAGCGGATTCCTCCCCGCGCGCTGCGGTAATTCCAACGCCCGCATCGACACCATTCTCACCCGATTCCACCAACCCCTGCCGGTTTACATCAGCGATGTCACCCCACGCGTACGTGACCTGATGGTGCGCGACGTCATCTCAGTTTGCCAAACTGCCACTTGCGCCGAGGCCCTCGAAATCATCGACCAACACGATGTGCGTACCCTGCCCGTGGTCGCCGAGGACAACCGCGTCATCGGTTCGGTCTCCGTGTTCCAACTGGGAAGTTTTTTCGTCCCCCAACTCCGCGAGCCGCGCGAGATGCGCAAGGTGTTCACCTCACTGGCCAACATCTCCCGCGCCCTTAAGGCCGTGACCATCCACGTCGACCGCCCTGATTTTGCCGAGGAACTCTTCGTGCGCGTCGGTGCCATGGACGTAAAGTCCTTCGGCACCGTTTCCGCCGGCGAAGGCATTCCCTTCAACAAGACCATCATCATCGTGGGCGACCGCCGCGATATTCAGCAGCGTTCCATCGAACTGGGCGTACGCGTGCTCGTCGTCACCGGCAACCTGCCGGTCGATGCCGATGTTATTCTCGCGGCTAAGGCCGCCGGCGTTTCCCTGATGGTGAGCCCCTACGATTCGGCCACCACCGCCTGGATCATCCGCAGCGCCACCACGCTGGAGCGACTCGTCGACCGCAAGTTTGCCTCGCTCAGCGCCGACCTGCGCATCGGCGAGCTGCGCAAGAAATTATCCACCTCGACGATCCCCTCCTACATGGTCGTCGACGACGAAGGTAAACTGCAGGGAATCCTCACCCGCACCGACGTGCTCAAACCGGTTAAAACCCGCCTCGTGCTCGTCGACCATAACGAGATGACGCAAGCGGTGAGCGGCGCCGACCAAGTGACCATCGTCGAAATCATCGACCACCACCGCCTCGGCTCGCTCAACACCCAGCACCCGATCCTCTTCATCAACGAGCCGGTTGGCTCCACCTGCACCATCATCGCCGATTTGTTCCGCCGCGACGGACTCGTGCCCTCCCCCGACATCGCCGGCATCATGATGAGCGGCATCATCTCCGACACCCTCCACCTCAACAGCCCGACCACCACGGAAAAGGACGGCATCATTCTCACCTGGCTGTCCAAGATCGCAGGGGTCAACTCGCGCGAACTCGCCACTGAACTCTTCAACTCCGGCTCGGTGATCCTGGCCAACCCGCCCGAAAAAGTCATCCGCTCCGACTTCAAAATCTACGAGGAAGACGGCACGCGCTTCGCCGTTTCCCAGATCGAGGAACTCGGATTTGGCAACTTTTGGAAGCACTCCCGCGAGCTCGCCGATGCACTGCAAGCCCTGCGCACGGAGGAGTCGCTCTTGTTCGCCTGCGTGCTCATCACCGACATCAACACCCAAAACTCTCTGCTACTGGTCAAGGGTGAGGCCGAGTTCATCAGCCGAATCAATTATACGGCGGTGCAAAAGGACGAGATTTTCGACACCCCGGGCATCGTCAGCCGGAAAAAACAACTCATCCCCTACATCGGCAGCATCCTCAAAGAAATGAATTCCGACGGGGTCATGCCAACGGGCTTTTCCAAGTCCGCCGTTGCCGTCGAATCCTGA
- a CDS encoding S24/S26 family peptidase yields the protein MKGDQLRIHGWLMGAGLLLTGCVSTPEHTPSLKPVPSSDVGRLQAWQDAEQVSARQSGRETVIGSGDSMRPIYGDRTVLVLAPIDYANLKPGMQIGYVNRHGRRVVHVLLAPGNDGWRVQGLNNESEDRERVTRYNLIGVVYASFATDGALK from the coding sequence ATGAAAGGAGATCAATTGCGCATCCACGGGTGGCTGATGGGGGCAGGCTTGTTGCTGACCGGTTGCGTGAGCACGCCGGAGCACACGCCCAGTCTCAAGCCGGTGCCTTCGTCGGATGTGGGCCGGCTGCAGGCCTGGCAGGACGCGGAGCAGGTTTCGGCCCGCCAATCCGGCCGGGAGACGGTGATCGGCAGCGGGGATTCGATGCGGCCCATTTACGGGGATCGCACCGTGTTGGTGTTGGCCCCGATCGATTACGCCAATCTTAAGCCCGGAATGCAGATCGGTTACGTTAACCGCCACGGGCGACGGGTCGTTCACGTGTTACTCGCGCCCGGCAACGACGGCTGGCGCGTGCAGGGGTTAAACAACGAGTCCGAGGACCGCGAGCGGGTGACGCGTTACAACCTGATCGGCGTGGTCTACGCGTCCTTCGCCACGGATGGCGCGCTGAAGTAA
- a CDS encoding IS21 family transposase, with protein MINYELCCRIKQAEAAGHSAPQIARSLQLHVQTVRRWQAQEKYARSQAAQVPRPSKLDVHKPAIARWLEAHPFTAMQLWQKVRERGYTGGYSILKDYVRRVRPRNLEAFLTLKFAPGQTAQVDWGSFGAVEVDGTRRALSFFVMVLGYSRFLHVEFTLGQGQEWWLGCHRRAFEKLGGVPREVMVDNCKTAVLSHVPGTDPVYNAQYLDFARHYGFTIKACGPGHPQSKGMVENAVGYVKKSFLGGRQMNGFTELGPAASLWLETVANVRVHAETQGRPVDRLPEERAALLPLNPVASPAVRTLSVRASRRCRVSIETNRYSVPTKFAGALLTAQIEGAQVRFFAERTLVAEHARSFARRADVQNPEHVRELEERKRQGARQRLRLRFLELSPAAPAYQRGLEERRLNAGHHVATIVGLVALYGTEAVGRAIESAHELGAYSSDYILNLLEQRARALPQAGPIHLTRADALAALELELRPPDLSPYTQ; from the coding sequence GTGATCAATTACGAACTGTGTTGCCGGATAAAACAGGCGGAGGCGGCCGGACACAGTGCGCCGCAAATCGCCCGCTCGCTCCAGTTGCACGTGCAGACGGTGAGGCGCTGGCAGGCGCAGGAAAAGTACGCGCGCAGCCAGGCCGCGCAGGTGCCTAGGCCAAGCAAGCTCGACGTGCACAAGCCGGCGATCGCGCGGTGGCTGGAGGCCCATCCGTTCACCGCCATGCAGCTTTGGCAGAAGGTGCGGGAGCGGGGATACACGGGCGGGTATTCAATTTTGAAAGACTACGTGCGGCGGGTGCGGCCGAGGAACCTGGAGGCGTTTCTTACCCTCAAGTTTGCCCCCGGTCAGACTGCGCAGGTGGACTGGGGCAGTTTTGGCGCGGTGGAGGTGGACGGCACCCGGCGGGCTTTAAGTTTTTTCGTCATGGTTTTGGGCTACAGCCGGTTCCTGCATGTGGAATTTACCCTCGGGCAGGGCCAGGAGTGGTGGCTGGGCTGTCACCGGAGAGCCTTTGAAAAACTTGGCGGGGTGCCGCGCGAGGTGATGGTCGATAACTGCAAGACGGCGGTCCTCTCGCATGTGCCCGGGACCGACCCGGTGTACAACGCCCAGTACCTGGACTTTGCCCGGCACTACGGGTTTACGATAAAAGCGTGCGGGCCGGGGCATCCGCAGTCCAAGGGCATGGTGGAAAACGCGGTGGGTTACGTGAAGAAAAGCTTCCTTGGCGGGAGGCAGATGAATGGGTTTACCGAGCTGGGGCCGGCCGCCAGCTTGTGGCTGGAAACGGTGGCCAACGTGCGCGTGCACGCTGAAACCCAGGGCCGGCCGGTGGACCGGCTGCCCGAGGAGCGCGCTGCGCTCCTGCCGCTTAACCCGGTGGCCAGTCCGGCGGTGCGCACCTTAAGCGTGCGGGCGTCGCGGCGGTGCCGGGTGAGTATCGAAACGAACCGCTACTCGGTGCCCACGAAGTTTGCCGGGGCGCTACTCACCGCGCAGATCGAGGGGGCGCAGGTGAGGTTTTTTGCGGAACGCACCCTGGTGGCCGAGCACGCCCGCAGTTTTGCCCGCCGCGCCGATGTGCAAAACCCCGAGCATGTGCGCGAACTCGAGGAGCGCAAACGGCAGGGGGCGCGGCAGCGCCTGCGGCTACGGTTTTTGGAACTGAGCCCGGCGGCACCCGCCTACCAACGGGGGCTGGAGGAGCGCCGGCTCAACGCGGGCCATCACGTGGCGACTATCGTGGGTTTGGTGGCCCTGTATGGAACGGAGGCAGTCGGCCGGGCGATCGAAAGCGCCCATGAACTCGGCGCCTACTCCAGCGATTACATCCTCAACTTGCTCGAACAACGCGCGCGGGCCTTGCCGCAAGCCGGGCCGATCCACCTCACCCGCGCCGACGCGTTGGCCGCACTGGAACTCGAACTGCGTCCCCCGGATTTAAGCCCCTATACCCAATGA
- a CDS encoding protein arginine kinase yields MTIASLLATPSELTDTASSKSAVVLMTRIRLARNLAGKPFPGWAREAQRAEVLAACQEALLASTPMKRGAHAAVAELTELEKQMLVERHLISRELSGSPAGSGVVINKDQTVSVMINEEDHLRIQVLRSGFQLKKAWNFINALDSELESRLDYAFSPRLGYLTACPTNLGTGMRASAMMHLPALVIAGQMEKIVRAVNQLGMVVRGLFGEGSDASGSIFQISNQTTLGESEEAIIKRLGSVLESIIEHELNARAKLLETDATKLFDKIGRAYGILQNSHQLTSTESMNLLSLLRLGIDLGVFPADGRAIIDRLFIESQPGHIQRSAQHDLESNQRDILRAERLRNEFAQFAKPNFTINGQN; encoded by the coding sequence ATGACCATCGCCTCCCTTTTAGCCACTCCGTCTGAGCTCACCGATACGGCGAGCAGCAAATCGGCTGTCGTGCTGATGACCCGGATTCGCTTGGCGCGTAACCTTGCCGGCAAGCCTTTTCCCGGCTGGGCCCGCGAGGCTCAGCGCGCCGAAGTCCTCGCCGCTTGTCAGGAGGCCTTGCTGGCCAGCACGCCGATGAAGCGTGGGGCGCACGCCGCCGTCGCTGAGCTCACCGAGTTGGAAAAGCAGATGCTGGTCGAGCGCCACCTCATTTCCCGCGAGCTCAGTGGTTCGCCTGCCGGTTCTGGCGTGGTCATCAACAAGGACCAGACCGTCTCGGTGATGATCAACGAGGAGGATCACCTGCGCATTCAGGTGTTGCGATCCGGCTTTCAGCTCAAAAAAGCATGGAATTTTATCAACGCCCTCGACTCCGAATTGGAGTCGCGCCTCGACTACGCCTTTTCGCCTCGGCTGGGTTACCTCACGGCTTGCCCCACGAATCTCGGCACCGGCATGCGCGCCTCGGCCATGATGCACCTGCCCGCGTTGGTCATCGCCGGCCAGATGGAAAAGATCGTCCGCGCGGTTAACCAGCTCGGCATGGTGGTGCGCGGGCTGTTTGGCGAAGGCTCTGATGCCAGCGGCAGCATTTTCCAGATTTCCAACCAGACCACGCTGGGTGAATCCGAAGAGGCGATCATCAAGCGCCTCGGCAGCGTGCTGGAGTCCATCATTGAGCACGAGCTCAACGCCCGGGCCAAGTTGCTGGAGACCGACGCCACCAAACTGTTTGATAAAATAGGTCGTGCCTACGGCATCCTGCAAAACAGCCATCAGCTCACCTCGACGGAGTCGATGAACCTGCTCTCGCTGTTGCGCTTGGGCATCGATCTCGGTGTGTTTCCGGCTGACGGACGCGCCATCATCGACCGGCTCTTTATCGAGTCGCAGCCGGGCCACATTCAGCGCAGTGCCCAACATGACTTGGAGTCGAATCAGCGGGACATCCTCCGCGCTGAACGCCTCCGCAACGAGTTCGCCCAGTTCGCCAAGCCCAATTTCACGATCAACGGACAGAATTAA
- a CDS encoding UvrB/UvrC motif-containing protein produces MASPLKCDLCSNPATVHLTQIVNNKVHKVDLCEACAQAKGVTDPSGFSLADLLLKASLNPEAPTAGVKCEQCGFTQNDFKKLGRFGCPQCYSTFSSLVDPMLDNMHKGTAHAGKVPEHALERKSIHERITELEVSLDKAVRSELYEDAARFRDEINQLKQAFEHPKSAL; encoded by the coding sequence ATGGCCAGCCCGCTTAAATGTGATCTTTGCTCTAATCCCGCCACCGTGCACCTCACGCAAATCGTGAACAATAAGGTGCATAAGGTGGACCTGTGCGAGGCGTGCGCCCAAGCCAAGGGTGTGACCGATCCCAGCGGCTTCTCGCTGGCCGATCTGCTGTTGAAGGCCTCGCTCAATCCCGAGGCACCGACCGCAGGGGTGAAGTGTGAGCAATGTGGGTTTACCCAGAACGATTTCAAGAAGCTCGGACGCTTTGGCTGCCCCCAGTGCTATTCGACGTTTTCCTCGTTGGTTGATCCCATGCTCGATAACATGCACAAGGGTACGGCTCACGCGGGTAAAGTTCCCGAGCACGCGCTGGAACGTAAGTCCATCCACGAACGCATCACGGAGCTGGAGGTCAGCCTGGACAAAGCGGTGAGGTCGGAGCTTTACGAGGATGCCGCCCGTTTCCGCGATGAAATCAACCAACTCAAGCAGGCCTTCGAACACCCGAAGAGCGCCCTTTAA